One Pseudobacteriovorax antillogorgiicola genomic region harbors:
- a CDS encoding ArnT family glycosyltransferase, whose protein sequence is MTSFVSSYRTALKQFFEQSWLGYLFIALYGIRYGMAASIPLGNDEAYYWDWGRALQLSYYDHPPFVAWLSKLGQWVWPFSGYLEGRFWIPIAHLGLSLNLIYIASKLSRNALSVNQKLVFLLATQLAPIINLGGFMLMPDAGLLLWLSAFLALGIYILKEQHGQLSSFQGFLLGLLVGLSFLSKYHGIAIGGAGSLYLFLACKDCRKLSRVSAYLVGFAIAVSPVVFWNIANQFASFRFQLSHGFAEPSFHLDWGLRIITAELLLLTPLVLWGLIKGVRLGIGNQGVQLLCAASLPLLALVIAMSFFKEVLPHWPLPSLWLLSPVIVLGNPSAKSWWFKGNVIYSTALVGILALAVGVPSLRQSLLTSLGGKPQGLGELTLWPYLVEDLKEREAFSPAHFSHLDLPAHCKDQPRIGSFRWFWGAQLSFYMDGQPSIHVFDQNRPSYYDFRDDLSSDVGCPIVFIGDKRHANQPWLSQYIDTIDTEVFLPSMHQDRESIIIWGTIRKPFNRLSQLGKEASKGKS, encoded by the coding sequence ATGACCTCCTTTGTCAGCTCGTACCGCACGGCACTTAAGCAGTTTTTCGAACAATCATGGCTTGGCTACCTATTCATTGCTCTGTATGGCATCCGCTATGGGATGGCAGCAAGCATCCCTTTGGGCAATGACGAGGCCTACTACTGGGATTGGGGCCGCGCGCTCCAGCTTTCCTACTACGATCATCCACCCTTCGTAGCCTGGCTTTCAAAACTCGGCCAGTGGGTATGGCCCTTTTCTGGCTACCTGGAAGGCCGGTTTTGGATTCCCATCGCCCACTTAGGCCTCAGCTTGAACCTCATCTATATTGCTAGCAAACTGAGTAGAAACGCTCTTAGCGTAAATCAGAAGCTTGTTTTTCTTCTGGCAACCCAATTGGCCCCTATTATCAATCTTGGTGGGTTTATGCTGATGCCAGATGCTGGGCTACTTCTTTGGCTTTCTGCATTTCTCGCCTTAGGGATTTACATTTTAAAAGAGCAGCACGGTCAGCTTTCTAGTTTCCAGGGCTTTCTTCTAGGCTTGCTGGTGGGTCTCTCGTTTCTAAGCAAATACCACGGCATTGCTATCGGTGGTGCTGGCAGCCTATACTTATTCCTTGCTTGCAAAGACTGTCGAAAACTCAGTCGGGTAAGTGCCTACCTGGTGGGCTTTGCCATCGCAGTGAGTCCCGTGGTCTTTTGGAACATAGCCAATCAATTTGCATCCTTCCGATTCCAACTCAGCCATGGCTTTGCAGAGCCTAGCTTCCATCTCGACTGGGGACTCAGAATCATAACAGCTGAATTACTCCTACTCACGCCCTTAGTCCTGTGGGGGCTGATCAAAGGCGTAAGACTTGGAATAGGTAACCAAGGGGTTCAGCTCCTGTGTGCCGCCTCCTTACCCTTGCTTGCCCTTGTCATTGCCATGAGCTTTTTCAAAGAAGTGCTACCTCACTGGCCTCTACCAAGCTTGTGGCTATTGAGTCCGGTGATCGTTTTAGGCAATCCATCGGCGAAGTCGTGGTGGTTCAAGGGCAATGTGATTTATAGCACAGCGTTGGTAGGAATTCTGGCTCTTGCCGTTGGGGTTCCTTCCCTTCGACAAAGTTTGCTGACGAGCCTGGGTGGTAAACCTCAAGGACTTGGTGAACTAACCCTTTGGCCTTATCTAGTCGAAGACCTAAAAGAGCGAGAGGCCTTTAGTCCGGCTCACTTTTCCCACCTCGACCTTCCCGCACACTGTAAGGACCAGCCGCGGATTGGCAGTTTCCGCTGGTTCTGGGGTGCCCAACTTTCGTTTTATATGGATGGTCAGCCATCGATTCATGTATTCGATCAAAATCGCCCCAGCTACTACGACTTCCGGGATGACCTTTCATCCGATGTTGGTTGCCCTATAGTTTTTATCGGCGACAAACGCCATGCGAACCAGCCATGGCTTTCTCAGTATATTGACACAATCGACACGGAAGTTTTTCTGCCCTCGATGCACCAGGACCGAGAATCCATTATCATCTGGGGAACCATTCGCAAGCCATTCAATCGATTATCCCAACTGGGTAAGGAAGCAAGTAAGGGTAAATCCTAG
- a CDS encoding endonuclease/exonuclease/phosphatase family protein: MVIVVSPLKTIYKIIAYGISWLLLSLILLRSMAAIPAALAWDPIAVASYLPTHFAIGLAILAFALLASVGHSRMGLVAIAIAGLSYGIDGDHRLFSQAIKSAELYADGKNQDRKVQALALNAQCYTKGVQAVFGFIEDFQPDVVLLSENCLTRERQEHGEDLAAEHIPNYYWGHSASSTTVLTRHELVSYTDVPLPSPEVSLTRHNTDMNFSNMSRRQFGHAVVRIHGQNIHVISLRLIAGRAPSHHPWDKFRWGLKLFQFQKQELAFVEDYLSQLDGPIILGGDLNATPGSWPLKALGKNLKDNRLENSWFGGFTFRNDTLATLRLDFLLYNDRLDSLDSAIIREVVSDHYPVLGTFGLKESH, encoded by the coding sequence ATGGTCATTGTCGTTTCACCCTTGAAAACCATATACAAAATAATAGCTTATGGGATATCTTGGCTATTGCTTTCCCTCATTCTACTACGCTCAATGGCGGCGATCCCAGCAGCACTTGCCTGGGACCCCATAGCTGTAGCATCGTACCTACCCACGCATTTTGCTATCGGTCTGGCTATCCTAGCGTTTGCTCTCCTGGCATCGGTAGGCCATAGTAGGATGGGCTTGGTGGCTATTGCCATTGCTGGGCTAAGCTATGGTATCGACGGCGATCATCGCTTGTTTAGCCAAGCCATCAAGAGCGCTGAGCTTTACGCTGATGGTAAAAATCAAGACCGAAAGGTCCAAGCACTCGCTCTTAACGCCCAATGCTATACCAAGGGCGTTCAGGCTGTATTTGGCTTTATCGAAGACTTTCAGCCAGATGTCGTACTACTTTCCGAAAACTGTCTCACCCGAGAGCGTCAGGAGCATGGCGAGGATCTCGCTGCGGAGCATATTCCCAACTACTACTGGGGACATAGCGCATCTTCAACGACCGTGTTGACTCGCCACGAGTTGGTTTCCTATACGGATGTGCCGCTGCCATCCCCTGAAGTGTCTTTGACGCGGCATAACACCGATATGAACTTTTCTAACATGAGTAGGCGGCAATTCGGTCATGCTGTGGTGAGGATTCACGGTCAGAATATTCATGTGATTTCCTTGCGTTTGATCGCTGGCCGGGCACCAAGTCATCATCCGTGGGATAAGTTTCGGTGGGGATTGAAGCTTTTTCAGTTTCAGAAGCAGGAACTTGCCTTTGTCGAAGACTACTTAAGCCAGCTCGATGGCCCCATCATTCTTGGGGGAGATTTGAATGCAACCCCAGGCTCCTGGCCCTTGAAAGCCTTAGGTAAAAACCTCAAAGACAATCGTCTCGAAAATAGCTGGTTTGGCGGGTTTACCTTCCGGAATGACACGCTAGCAACCTTACGTCTCGATTTCCTGCTTTACAATGACCGATTGGATTCTTTAGACTCGGCGATCATTAGAGAAGTGGTGTCCGATCACTACCCAGTTCTAGGCACCTTTGGATTGAAAGAGTCTCACTAG
- a CDS encoding phosphatase PAP2 family protein produces the protein MQHQKLALTRLQELVPQAGTIKILVATCFVLAAIGPWDQPLTHWLAEHRVASFAQYWHQSIFEGDPIGASDYPVFLYIIALVVLILILPWKAKHDRLARLWLWSSFILYSGLVTAIGFIHPLKHLWGRARPYLVAKDEAPFSPWYLPGAFDWMSDRFSGSLPSGHTSTFLILITLSYCIYHRFYRQKTRLILVLALLASISLSFAMGVSRSMQMQHWVTDWILSVGGGWALIHYLFYQVWKMDQRLTPTSHGKTPSLSAMTLIAIPILMLGWFLSLRLLWSLLGR, from the coding sequence TTGCAACATCAAAAGCTAGCGCTGACCAGGCTTCAAGAGCTAGTTCCACAGGCTGGCACCATAAAAATTCTCGTAGCGACTTGCTTTGTGTTGGCCGCTATAGGGCCTTGGGATCAACCATTGACTCATTGGCTAGCGGAGCATCGCGTGGCAAGCTTTGCCCAGTATTGGCATCAAAGCATCTTTGAAGGCGATCCTATTGGGGCCAGCGATTATCCGGTCTTCCTATACATCATTGCACTAGTGGTATTGATCTTGATCCTGCCTTGGAAGGCCAAGCATGATCGCCTTGCGCGGCTTTGGCTTTGGTCGAGTTTTATCCTCTATTCGGGACTGGTCACAGCTATTGGCTTTATCCATCCACTGAAACACTTATGGGGACGAGCTCGACCCTATCTGGTGGCGAAAGACGAAGCTCCATTTAGCCCTTGGTATCTGCCTGGTGCCTTTGATTGGATGAGTGATCGTTTTTCGGGAAGCCTCCCTAGCGGCCATACCTCGACCTTTCTGATTCTTATCACCTTATCCTACTGCATCTATCATCGTTTTTATCGGCAAAAGACCCGTTTGATCCTAGTATTAGCACTGCTGGCTTCAATCTCACTTAGTTTTGCGATGGGAGTCAGTCGATCTATGCAAATGCAGCATTGGGTTACGGATTGGATTCTCAGTGTTGGTGGAGGATGGGCGTTAATCCACTATCTTTTCTATCAAGTTTGGAAGATGGATCAACGCTTGACGCCGACGTCTCATGGGAAAACTCCAAGTCTTTCGGCAATGACATTGATCGCTATACCCATTCTTATGCTGGGCTGGTTTCTAAGCTTGCGTCTGTTGTGGTCTCTCCTGGGCCGCTAA
- a CDS encoding NAD-dependent epimerase/dehydratase family protein yields MRVAIVGASGFIGVSLLKALTGTYQCQALSRSRPRLDDGEYDWAPCDLHNLRDLEKSLSGCDVAIYLVHSMLASAGLNQGNFQDFDISLADNFARAARTCGVKRVIYLSGLIPDGKRSTHLESRLEVESLLRTYYPDVTILRAGIIAGSRGSSFSMMYRLSKKLPLMLLPSWTETLSQPVYVDDVVLAIEHCLSQSETSGHTYDLGSEPPLSYETMMKMIGKKVAREPKIVHIDTFSPTLSSLWITLISGAPLELTRPLVGSLKQPMLVRDQHRLKIPGHRFVSFAEALDKIFASKDIESFRPPHAFRSWFRKQSGRQVRSIQRLSLPKGWTADDVAHEYLNWLPRAMRYIISVRVEDNCAYFYINHTRIDLLKLQYSAERSEPTRSLFYIKGGILAHKQKQRGRLEFRQLPHEDSILAAIHDYVPALPWMVYRFSQAIIHGLVMRQFTKHLFSAKAKLPVARKHDRLAAQERPQQTQA; encoded by the coding sequence ATGCGAGTTGCGATTGTTGGGGCAAGTGGATTCATTGGCGTAAGCTTACTCAAAGCCTTGACTGGCACCTATCAGTGCCAAGCTCTGTCGCGGAGTCGGCCGCGCCTCGACGACGGTGAGTACGACTGGGCTCCCTGCGATCTTCATAACCTGCGAGATCTGGAAAAAAGTCTCTCCGGCTGCGACGTTGCGATCTATCTGGTTCATTCGATGCTAGCATCGGCCGGCCTCAACCAGGGAAACTTTCAAGACTTCGATATTTCCCTAGCCGACAACTTTGCTAGGGCAGCCCGTACCTGTGGTGTCAAGAGGGTGATTTACTTGTCGGGACTCATTCCAGATGGCAAGCGTTCGACACACCTGGAAAGCCGGCTCGAAGTGGAATCTCTGCTACGCACCTATTACCCTGACGTCACAATTCTTCGGGCAGGAATTATCGCAGGATCTCGGGGTTCGTCGTTCTCCATGATGTATCGCCTATCAAAGAAGTTACCATTGATGCTTCTCCCATCATGGACAGAGACCTTATCCCAACCGGTTTATGTGGATGATGTGGTCCTTGCTATTGAGCACTGCCTAAGTCAAAGCGAAACTTCCGGCCACACCTATGACTTAGGCAGCGAGCCACCCTTGTCCTATGAAACCATGATGAAGATGATTGGCAAGAAAGTTGCTCGCGAGCCTAAAATCGTGCATATCGACACTTTCTCACCGACTCTTTCGAGCCTATGGATAACTCTGATTTCTGGTGCGCCTTTGGAATTGACGAGACCTCTGGTGGGAAGTCTTAAACAACCTATGCTCGTACGCGATCAGCACCGGCTTAAAATTCCAGGCCACCGATTTGTCAGCTTCGCCGAGGCCTTAGATAAAATTTTTGCTAGTAAAGATATCGAATCATTCCGCCCCCCACATGCCTTCCGTTCGTGGTTTCGGAAGCAAAGTGGGCGCCAGGTTCGCTCTATCCAGCGCCTCAGCCTCCCCAAGGGCTGGACGGCAGATGATGTGGCTCACGAGTATTTAAATTGGCTGCCTCGGGCCATGCGCTACATCATATCCGTTCGCGTCGAGGATAACTGTGCTTATTTCTACATTAACCATACGCGAATCGATTTACTCAAGCTCCAGTACTCCGCAGAAAGGAGCGAACCAACTCGAAGCTTGTTTTATATCAAAGGGGGAATCTTAGCCCATAAGCAGAAGCAACGAGGACGCTTGGAGTTCCGCCAACTGCCTCACGAAGACAGTATACTGGCAGCGATCCACGACTATGTCCCAGCTCTGCCCTGGATGGTTTATCGCTTCAGCCAGGCGATCATTCACGGCTTGGTCATGAGACAATTCACCAAACACCTCTTTTCAGCTAAAGCGAAGTTGCCCGTTGCGAGAAAGCATGATCGCTTAGCGGCCCAGGAGAGACCACAACAGACGCAAGCTTAG
- a CDS encoding helicase-related protein produces the protein MADAFWNDDEELRLIPYPYLAEYAFRKPYSQIPELSTAFDYGVTLSDLGLSAVAAGQAGYVLVIPPISKKRAGIWVKKPNLHYFEAAERVIQEMVEESERVRDELVHGRLDEALDSIVAEAKRYLDEQYDPSGHIEGMGQVQVRFERLLKDLAALKERLAKHSLFAPVSGINETIESYESSLREAQEPMTKALADELQSLTQAYDHLNRLLQDAVHDPDFRDSFVTWTKEEKVKLTVKNAVAKAGEYLVTILSNQGTLHLEHPLYNRYQAALTKIESSLALDPWLETMERLMLQVGSSFEQAFKMKVHTVKNSQEANILPAAPRIVFELDRSLDLEPLYRHQVAAYDELSKHSDVEVDTHFEVHSRHPWELQVDYRFQFKDLVEGYRCQLKIESFWKETYKGVLSHKRSRQLLLGMEPEVAQDLAKFSLLQGFLNQNKLPNSDGLLKKRDKYLDTCKFFIEQNMEKDGFHTFAERHNSFACGSLKQAKNFKAILEKRFADFSLARLATSHADIFKGHQDRRVRQILFYAGPTNSGKSYMAFEELAKYETGVYLGPLRLLALEGVEELQKRGKKVSLITGEERDIVPGATHISQTIETFDREQQYDCAIIDEIQMISDKGRGGAFMEALLNINADKVVLTGSDNAVEIVQEICSLTGDLFKVKRLERKNPLSWIGRYSLGKGTKDDLKGTAIVAFTKKSIHMIRNRLLNEGYTVSVIYGALSPDVRRSEAERFRSGETDILVATDAIGMGLNLPIKRVLFSQSDKFDGESIRDLEGTEVIQIGGRAGRYGMFQEAGEVGVVPGLTKFQVDESVIRDGFYKKLGKIDRVYVSITYRQLWDSYQTLNHELSSIIQTLAAKNKYTWQKARQAHMVDSERFNKAQILEQAASRVAKELGIDKSGTKALRAMNVPFPMIFRLLNTPFDSDQYEEVLYESFENVLRVVSQEKPRKQWVDIDTAPIKGSVALERAENNVKALTLHYYFASFFESFEESPYELTPDEILLLRKEVGIQISNYLAKNETLDGIAGPRRRPQRSGNRDEGGRSQQGQRPRERSKSGSQGRRPRRRGRG, from the coding sequence TTGGCAGATGCCTTTTGGAACGATGATGAGGAGCTACGCTTGATTCCATACCCCTACCTAGCTGAGTATGCATTTCGAAAACCCTACAGCCAAATTCCCGAGCTAAGCACAGCTTTCGATTATGGTGTGACACTTTCAGATCTTGGGCTATCTGCGGTGGCAGCGGGGCAGGCAGGCTATGTTCTCGTGATACCTCCCATATCTAAGAAGCGAGCTGGCATTTGGGTGAAGAAACCTAATCTTCATTATTTTGAAGCGGCTGAGCGAGTGATTCAGGAGATGGTTGAAGAGTCGGAGCGAGTTCGCGACGAACTAGTCCACGGCCGTCTCGACGAAGCACTTGATTCTATCGTTGCGGAGGCCAAACGTTACCTCGACGAGCAATACGATCCCAGCGGCCACATCGAAGGTATGGGCCAGGTGCAGGTGCGATTTGAACGCCTTCTCAAAGATCTGGCAGCTCTTAAAGAGCGCTTAGCCAAGCATTCATTGTTTGCCCCGGTCTCCGGTATAAATGAAACGATTGAATCCTACGAAAGTAGCCTTCGAGAGGCCCAAGAGCCCATGACCAAGGCTTTAGCTGATGAGCTGCAATCGCTTACCCAAGCTTATGATCACCTCAACCGCTTGCTTCAGGATGCAGTTCACGATCCAGACTTTCGTGATTCGTTTGTCACTTGGACTAAAGAAGAAAAAGTCAAGCTCACCGTTAAGAATGCTGTTGCCAAGGCAGGTGAGTACCTGGTCACTATATTATCAAACCAAGGGACGCTTCACTTAGAACATCCTCTGTATAATCGCTACCAAGCGGCATTGACCAAGATAGAATCAAGTCTTGCACTCGACCCTTGGTTAGAAACGATGGAGCGTCTTATGCTCCAGGTGGGGAGTAGCTTCGAGCAAGCGTTCAAGATGAAGGTCCATACAGTAAAGAATAGTCAAGAAGCTAACATTCTCCCAGCTGCTCCACGCATTGTGTTTGAGCTCGATCGATCGCTGGACTTGGAGCCTCTATATCGCCACCAAGTTGCGGCCTATGATGAGCTGTCGAAACACTCTGATGTCGAGGTGGACACCCACTTTGAAGTACACTCGCGGCATCCCTGGGAGCTACAAGTTGACTATCGATTCCAGTTTAAGGATCTAGTTGAGGGCTATCGCTGCCAGCTCAAAATTGAAAGCTTTTGGAAAGAAACCTATAAAGGTGTTTTGAGCCACAAAAGGTCAAGGCAGCTGTTGCTGGGGATGGAGCCAGAAGTTGCTCAAGACTTGGCCAAATTTTCACTATTGCAAGGTTTTCTCAATCAAAACAAGCTACCAAACTCCGATGGGCTTCTTAAGAAGCGTGATAAGTATCTCGATACCTGTAAGTTCTTCATTGAGCAAAACATGGAGAAAGATGGTTTTCATACCTTTGCAGAGCGGCATAACTCCTTTGCCTGTGGCAGCTTAAAACAAGCCAAAAACTTCAAGGCCATTCTGGAGAAACGCTTTGCTGACTTTAGTCTCGCTCGCCTTGCAACCAGCCACGCGGATATATTTAAGGGTCATCAGGACCGTCGCGTACGGCAAATACTCTTTTACGCTGGCCCCACAAATAGTGGCAAAAGCTATATGGCCTTTGAAGAGCTTGCCAAATATGAGACCGGCGTCTATCTCGGTCCGCTGAGACTGCTGGCCCTTGAGGGGGTTGAAGAATTACAAAAGCGCGGTAAGAAAGTATCCCTCATCACTGGTGAGGAGCGAGATATCGTTCCCGGCGCAACTCACATTAGCCAGACCATCGAAACCTTTGATCGTGAGCAGCAGTATGACTGTGCGATCATTGACGAGATTCAGATGATCTCCGATAAGGGGCGCGGTGGTGCGTTTATGGAAGCTCTCCTTAATATCAATGCCGACAAGGTCGTGCTCACAGGCTCAGACAACGCTGTAGAGATTGTTCAGGAAATCTGCAGCCTCACGGGGGACCTTTTCAAGGTTAAACGCTTGGAACGGAAGAATCCACTGAGCTGGATTGGCCGCTACTCCTTGGGTAAAGGCACGAAAGACGATCTTAAAGGTACTGCGATCGTTGCATTTACTAAGAAGTCGATTCATATGATCCGTAACCGTCTATTGAATGAGGGGTATACGGTTTCTGTGATCTACGGTGCCCTATCACCAGATGTGCGGCGATCCGAGGCTGAACGTTTCCGTTCCGGCGAAACTGATATACTGGTGGCTACCGATGCCATCGGCATGGGTTTGAACCTACCGATTAAGAGGGTTCTATTCTCTCAAAGTGATAAGTTTGACGGTGAATCCATCAGAGACCTTGAAGGTACTGAAGTAATCCAAATTGGGGGTCGAGCTGGTCGTTACGGGATGTTCCAGGAGGCCGGTGAAGTTGGTGTTGTGCCTGGACTTACGAAGTTCCAGGTTGATGAATCTGTGATTCGCGATGGCTTCTATAAGAAGTTAGGTAAGATCGATCGTGTCTATGTGTCGATTACCTACCGTCAGCTTTGGGATTCCTATCAGACTCTGAATCATGAACTTTCGTCGATCATTCAAACGCTAGCGGCTAAAAATAAGTACACGTGGCAGAAGGCTCGCCAAGCTCATATGGTCGATTCTGAGCGTTTTAATAAAGCTCAAATCCTAGAACAGGCTGCCAGTCGTGTCGCGAAGGAACTCGGCATCGATAAATCAGGGACCAAGGCCTTGCGGGCCATGAATGTTCCTTTCCCCATGATCTTTCGCTTACTGAATACGCCGTTTGACTCGGATCAGTATGAGGAAGTCCTTTACGAGTCATTCGAAAATGTCCTTCGGGTTGTCAGCCAGGAGAAGCCAAGAAAGCAGTGGGTGGACATCGACACGGCACCTATCAAGGGCTCGGTGGCTCTTGAACGAGCCGAAAACAATGTCAAGGCTCTCACACTACATTACTACTTTGCTTCGTTCTTTGAGTCTTTCGAAGAAAGCCCCTATGAACTCACTCCAGACGAGATCCTTCTATTGCGAAAAGAAGTTGGAATTCAAATTTCTAACTACCTTGCAAAAAATGAAACTCTCGATGGTATTGCTGGGCCGCGGCGGCGGCCCCAACGATCTGGAAACAGAGATGAAGGTGGTCGTTCACAGCAAGGTCAGCGACCTCGGGAGCGATCGAAGTCAGGGTCGCAGGGTCGCCGTCCTCGACGCCGTGGCCGGGGATAG